The following DNA comes from Caldisericum sp..
CGTTGAGTTGATACAAAATATCTACAAACCTACCCAGGATGATAAAAGAAAGCAGAAGTTACTGAAAATTGTTCTGAAGCAAGGGAAAGATTCCTCGTACACTTTTGATAGAGTTGAGCTTGAAGATCTAAAGAGTGACACCTGCTATAAAGTTTTGTATAAAAGTTCTGGTGGAAATGCACTTTATCCTTCACCTACCGCACAGATTACAGACAAAGATACCTTTGGCAATAAAATTCTTAAATTCTTTAAAGAAGCTAAATCAAATAAAGAACTATCAGATGAAGAAAGAAAGTTCTTTGAGAATGTATACAACGCTCTTACTGAATCTGAGAACGATATTAGGAAAAGTATAGATGAAAAGTCTAAAGAAAAAGGAACTTATCTTTTGACAATAACCTTTGAAGAGCAGAATGGTGAAAAATATCTGGTTGACAAAATAGAGTTTTTAGACTACTTCTTAGAAAAAGTGAGAGGAAAAGAGGAAAGATTTAAGGGTAATGGGGTGTGTAGTATTTGCGGTAAATCTGGAGAAGTTTATGGAGGAGTATTCCCTTACTCATTTTTTAATCTCGATAAAGAGGGTTTTTTAAACAACTTTTCTAAGAGCGATTCTTATAAAAACTTTCCTATCTGTAAAGATTGTATCCGTGATCTTGAAACAGGCAAAAGATTTATTGAAGATAAACTCAATTATACATTTGTAAAAGGTTTGCGATATAGACTTATTCCCCAGAATATTTCAGGAGATGAAAAAATATTTGAAGAGTTAATTGATATCTTAAGCGAGCAGGAAAGTAAAATTGATACGAAGAGTTTAGAAAGGATAACTGATGATGAAAGGGAAATTTTAGAAATGCTCTCAAAGGAAAGCGATACATTCAGTTTGAATTTTCTTTTTATAGAAAAGCAAAACAAAGCAGAAAAGATTCTTGCTTTTATTCAGGATGTTCTTCCTTCACGACTCAATAGGATATTTGAAGCAAAAAGAAAAGTGGATGAAATAACAAAGAATATCTCTGGCTATGATGGTAAACAATTTACCTTTGGCTACATACGTGAGTTTTTCTTTAAAAGCGATTCGCAAAAATCAAATCCGGATCTTGATAAGTATTTCCTCGATATTGTAGACAAGATTTTCAAAGATAAGAAAATAGATAAAGTGTTTCTTTTTGATTACCTTATGAAGGGCATAAGGGAAGAATTCCTTAAAGAACATTCAGGAGAAAAAAGTTTCTTCTACTTTAAGACTGTCGATGCATTTATAGTTTATTTGTTTTTAAAAGAGTTGAACATAATAGATTTAAAGGAGGTCAAAATGGAAGAACGGAAGTTCGATGCATTCTTTAAAAAGTTTGAGGGACTCAATGATCCTGTGAAAAAGGGACTTATCCTTTTAGGCGCAGCGACAGAAACTCTTCTTGAGGTTCAGGAGGATTTGAGAGGCAGTAAACCATTCTTGAAGTACCTTAAGAGCCTTAAAATGACTGAAAAAGATTTTAAAGAGCTTCTAACCAAAGTCCAGGCAAAACTCGAAGAGTATGATGCCCTTCCTAAGGCAAAGGATTTTTTAGAAGAGGCTTCTTACTATTTGCTTATGGGTGGAGATAATTTTAAGATGAGTGTGCCTGAAATGAACTTCTTCTTTACGCTCGGAATGAATTTAAAGTGGGAAATATTAAAATCTTTAAAGGAGGCTTAATATGGACGAAATTAAAAGAAGGGAAATTTTATTTCTCTATGATGTAACATTTGCAAACCCAAATGGTGACCCCAATGATGAAAACAAACCAAGAATTGATGAAGAAACAGGCATTAACTATGTAACAGATGTAAGGTTGAAAAGAACTATCAGAGATTACTTGAAAGATTACAAAGGCAAGAATGTTTTTATCTTTGAAGAGAAAGACGACAAAGGTAACAGGGTTAGCAAAAAGGCAAGAGTCGAAAAGGATTACGGCAACAATCCAAGAAAAGCACTTGAAGATTGTATAGATTTAAGGCTTTTTGGCTCTACTTTTGCAATTGAAAACAAAGGAAAGTCAAAGGATGAAGAGAGTGGAGGCGAAAACAATCTTTCCGTTACAGGACCAGTTCAGTTTAAATTTGGAAAATCTCTTCACAGAGTGAAACTTGAATTTGTAAAAGGAACAACCGTTATGCCAGGCGGTGAAGGAAAACAGGCAGGAACATTCACAGAGAAATATGTTCTACCATATTCTTTGATCTGTTTTTCAGGGCTTGTAAATGAAAAAGTTGCAAAAATTGAGAACATAGGGCTTACAATGGATGATGTAAATCTTATGTATGAAGCAATGTGGGAAGGAACAAAGGCGTTATTTACAACATCAAAAGCACAATCTCCTCGCCTTTTGTTTGAGGTTGTCTATAAAGATGATACATTCCATATAGGTGACCTTGAGAAAACTCTTAAACTTATATCCGATAAAGAAGACGAAGCATTGAGGAGTCCTGATGACTACAAAATTGATGTAACAGATCTTGTTGCACTTCTAAAAAAATACAAAGAAAAGATCGACTATATCAGACTAAAAGAGGGCGATTTGATAAGGTTTGTGTATGAAGGAAACGAAACCTCTCTTTCAAAAGTTTTAAAAGACTCTGGATTTGTGGTTAAAGACTTTGACTTTTAAT
Coding sequences within:
- the cas7b gene encoding type I-B CRISPR-associated protein Cas7/Csh2, with amino-acid sequence MDEIKRREILFLYDVTFANPNGDPNDENKPRIDEETGINYVTDVRLKRTIRDYLKDYKGKNVFIFEEKDDKGNRVSKKARVEKDYGNNPRKALEDCIDLRLFGSTFAIENKGKSKDEESGGENNLSVTGPVQFKFGKSLHRVKLEFVKGTTVMPGGEGKQAGTFTEKYVLPYSLICFSGLVNEKVAKIENIGLTMDDVNLMYEAMWEGTKALFTTSKAQSPRLLFEVVYKDDTFHIGDLEKTLKLISDKEDEALRSPDDYKIDVTDLVALLKKYKEKIDYIRLKEGDLIRFVYEGNETSLSKVLKDSGFVVKDFDF
- a CDS encoding TIGR02556 family CRISPR-associated protein is translated as MIEAIAKIGQIERKRIKDKTSDDKDPQIVELIQNIYKPTQDDKRKQKLLKIVLKQGKDSSYTFDRVELEDLKSDTCYKVLYKSSGGNALYPSPTAQITDKDTFGNKILKFFKEAKSNKELSDEERKFFENVYNALTESENDIRKSIDEKSKEKGTYLLTITFEEQNGEKYLVDKIEFLDYFLEKVRGKEERFKGNGVCSICGKSGEVYGGVFPYSFFNLDKEGFLNNFSKSDSYKNFPICKDCIRDLETGKRFIEDKLNYTFVKGLRYRLIPQNISGDEKIFEELIDILSEQESKIDTKSLERITDDEREILEMLSKESDTFSLNFLFIEKQNKAEKILAFIQDVLPSRLNRIFEAKRKVDEITKNISGYDGKQFTFGYIREFFFKSDSQKSNPDLDKYFLDIVDKIFKDKKIDKVFLFDYLMKGIREEFLKEHSGEKSFFYFKTVDAFIVYLFLKELNIIDLKEVKMEERKFDAFFKKFEGLNDPVKKGLILLGAATETLLEVQEDLRGSKPFLKYLKSLKMTEKDFKELLTKVQAKLEEYDALPKAKDFLEEASYYLLMGGDNFKMSVPEMNFFFTLGMNLKWEILKSLKEA